Proteins found in one Fibrobacter sp. UWH6 genomic segment:
- the rpmF gene encoding 50S ribosomal protein L32, whose amino-acid sequence MAVPKRKTSTARRDKRRTHWKMDVPAMATCDHCGSVKRPHRVCPVCGFYNGVEVVDMKAEA is encoded by the coding sequence ATGGCAGTACCTAAAAGAAAAACCTCTACCGCTCGTCGTGACAAGCGCCGCACCCACTGGAAGATGGACGTGCCCGCTATGGCTACCTGCGATCATTGCGGTTCCGTGAAGCGTCCGCACCGCGTGTGCCCGGTTTGCGGTTTCTATAACGGTGTCGAAGTTGTCGACATGAAGGCCGAAGCCTAA
- a CDS encoding DUF177 domain-containing protein, with translation MRIEIAQTLTEPEDRQVVWSHADAPELFDELHLKGDLVAQVLVSPEGDNKWLVTGSISGVQTLTCSRTLEPFDRPFSTEIVVEVERLQVAKQELDEEDVDVFAYKIPQGQYFVDVSECVRELIILQEPQAPVKNPDEDFIFVTNNQAGEESDGEKPMDPRWDKLKALKDKMSKGN, from the coding sequence GTGAGAATAGAAATTGCACAAACCTTGACTGAACCCGAAGACCGCCAGGTGGTCTGGTCCCATGCCGATGCCCCTGAACTCTTCGACGAACTGCACCTAAAGGGCGATCTGGTAGCTCAGGTGCTGGTTAGCCCCGAAGGCGACAACAAGTGGCTTGTGACTGGCTCTATCTCTGGCGTTCAGACGCTGACCTGCTCCCGTACTCTTGAACCGTTCGATCGACCCTTCTCCACTGAAATCGTGGTCGAAGTTGAACGTCTTCAGGTGGCCAAGCAAGAATTGGACGAGGAAGATGTAGACGTTTTTGCCTACAAGATTCCCCAGGGGCAGTACTTCGTCGATGTTTCCGAGTGCGTTCGTGAGCTAATTATACTGCAAGAACCGCAAGCACCCGTGAAAAATCCCGACGAAGATTTTATCTTTGTAACAAACAATCAAGCTGGCGAAGAATCCGATGGTGAAAAGCCTATGGATCCTCGCTGGGACAAACTCAAGGCCCTCAAAGACAAAATGTCTAAGGGTAACTAG